The Chloroflexota bacterium genome includes a region encoding these proteins:
- a CDS encoding LysM peptidoglycan-binding domain-containing protein: protein MSQPIERRCPNCGIRISWRAKTCFMCGVRLDEPPRRGLRIAWFEVALVVGILAAVWLWWARGYRPQDVLPFASPSPLPIAHVSPTPISTPTPTPTSTPSPEPTPTPAPIIHIVQAGESLEYIAGNYGLRMDDLIAANDLEDPNLLVVGQKLIIPPPTPDPRRLTPSPTPAGGIVNYEVQRGDTLSAISVRFGVSVRAIQRANKLGDSEIIFPGEVLLIPLPTPEQAEPAGPTPTPTPEGSYRWPAPFLLGPPDEALIASTASPVLRWAAVGLLDEDEWYIVRIWPQDPRLPRPPAYWTKGTSWRVGAEWRPPDTSGERRYFWQVIVVRAEGEGADRHATEATSPMSATRSFIWGQPIGGANAGQDTGGKGDNDAHEAG from the coding sequence ATGTCTCAGCCCATTGAACGGCGCTGTCCCAACTGCGGTATCCGGATCTCCTGGCGAGCCAAGACCTGTTTCATGTGCGGCGTCCGCCTCGACGAGCCACCGCGCCGGGGCCTGCGCATCGCCTGGTTCGAGGTGGCCCTGGTGGTGGGGATCCTGGCCGCCGTCTGGCTGTGGTGGGCGCGTGGCTACCGTCCACAGGACGTGCTCCCCTTCGCATCCCCATCCCCGCTGCCCATCGCCCACGTCTCGCCGACGCCGATCTCGACGCCGACGCCGACGCCCACCAGCACGCCCTCACCGGAGCCCACGCCGACGCCCGCCCCCATCATCCATATCGTGCAGGCAGGCGAGAGCCTGGAGTACATCGCGGGAAACTACGGGCTGCGCATGGACGATCTGATCGCCGCCAACGACCTGGAAGACCCCAACCTGCTGGTCGTCGGGCAGAAGCTGATCATCCCCCCACCGACGCCCGACCCACGTCGGCTGACGCCATCGCCCACGCCGGCCGGCGGGATCGTCAACTACGAGGTGCAACGCGGGGATACGCTGAGCGCCATCTCCGTCCGATTCGGCGTCTCGGTACGCGCCATCCAGCGGGCCAACAAGCTGGGCGACAGCGAGATCATCTTCCCGGGCGAGGTGCTGCTCATCCCGCTCCCCACCCCCGAGCAGGCGGAGCCCGCCGGGCCCACGCCCACCCCCACGCCGGAGGGATCCTATCGCTGGCCGGCTCCCTTCCTGCTCGGTCCGCCGGATGAGGCCCTCATCGCGAGCACGGCGTCCCCCGTGCTGCGGTGGGCTGCGGTGGGCCTGCTGGACGAGGACGAATGGTACATCGTGCGGATCTGGCCACAAGATCCGCGGCTGCCCCGCCCACCGGCGTATTGGACCAAGGGCACGAGCTGGCGGGTGGGGGCGGAGTGGCGGCCGCCCGACACCTCCGGCGAGCGGCGGTACTTCTGGCAGGTGATCGTGGTGCGTGCGGAGGGGGAGGGCGCAGATCGTCATGCGACGGAGGCCACCAGCCCCATGAGCGC